A single region of the Stenotrophomonas sp. Marseille-Q4652 genome encodes:
- a CDS encoding bifunctional 4-hydroxy-2-oxoglutarate aldolase/2-dehydro-3-deoxy-phosphogluconate aldolase, whose protein sequence is MSLAEHQNRAEQLLHAAGILPVVTVHTLEQARRVSAALLEGGLPAIELTLRTPVAMEALAMLKRELPDVVVGAGTVLDATQMQQAIDSGADFLVTPGTPAPLAEALARAPVPVVPGGATPTELLSLMNLGFSVCKLFPATAVGGLAMIKGLAGPLAGLKLCPTGGIGETTAADYLAQPNVVCIGGSWMVPGNWIEGGECDKVRDSAARAAALVRDARKG, encoded by the coding sequence ATGAGCCTTGCCGAGCACCAGAACCGCGCCGAACAGCTGCTGCACGCCGCCGGCATCCTGCCGGTGGTCACCGTCCACACCCTGGAACAGGCGCGCCGGGTATCGGCCGCGCTGCTGGAAGGCGGGCTGCCGGCCATCGAACTGACCCTGCGCACGCCGGTGGCGATGGAAGCGCTGGCCATGCTCAAGCGCGAACTGCCGGACGTGGTGGTGGGCGCCGGCACCGTGCTCGATGCCACGCAGATGCAGCAGGCCATCGATTCCGGTGCCGATTTCCTGGTCACCCCGGGTACGCCGGCACCGCTGGCCGAGGCACTGGCCCGCGCCCCGGTGCCGGTGGTCCCCGGCGGCGCCACGCCGACCGAACTGCTGTCGCTGATGAACCTCGGCTTCAGCGTCTGCAAGCTGTTCCCGGCCACCGCGGTGGGCGGCTTGGCGATGATCAAGGGACTGGCCGGTCCGCTGGCCGGGCTGAAGCTGTGCCCCACCGGCGGCATCGGCGAGACCACCGCGGCCGACTACCTTGCACAGCCGAACGTGGTCTGCATTGGTGGCTCGTGGATGGTGCCGGGCAACTGGATCGAGGGCGGCGAGTGTGACAAGGTCCGCGACAGCGCAGCCAGGGCCGCGGCGCTCGTGCGCGACGCACGCAAGGGCTGA
- the glk gene encoding glucokinase: MSISPAPALVADIGGTNARFALAHLGGTSPLDMDSIREFAVVDFPSLGDAARHYLEQIGSEARSGVFAVAGRVDGDEARITNHPWVISRSRTAAMLGFDSLHLINDFAAQAMAISLLQPGDVVQIGGASWTPSAAGEPRNYGVIGPGTGLGVGGLIVRDGRNYPLETEGGHVSFPPGTPEEIRILEILSQQFGRVSNERLICGPGLVNIHRALSEIAGSDPGVLQPADVTARAAQGDPLSMRAVDVFLAIFGSIAGDLVLMQGAWDGVFLTGGLVPRMLESLQHSGFRQRFENKGRFSPAMSRVPSLAVVHPCPGLLGAAAYAADAALAREIRR; the protein is encoded by the coding sequence ATGAGCATTTCGCCCGCACCGGCTCTGGTAGCCGATATCGGCGGCACCAACGCACGTTTCGCGCTGGCCCACCTCGGCGGCACCAGCCCGCTGGACATGGACAGCATCCGCGAGTTCGCGGTCGTCGACTTCCCCTCGCTGGGCGATGCCGCGCGCCATTACCTCGAGCAGATCGGCAGCGAGGCACGCAGCGGCGTGTTCGCCGTGGCCGGGCGCGTGGATGGCGACGAGGCGCGCATCACCAACCATCCGTGGGTGATCTCGCGCTCGCGCACCGCCGCGATGCTGGGCTTCGACAGCCTGCACCTGATCAATGATTTTGCCGCGCAGGCCATGGCCATCTCGCTGCTGCAGCCCGGCGACGTGGTGCAGATCGGCGGGGCCAGCTGGACGCCCTCGGCGGCCGGCGAGCCGCGCAACTACGGCGTGATCGGCCCGGGCACCGGCCTGGGCGTGGGTGGCCTGATCGTGCGCGACGGCCGCAACTACCCGTTGGAGACCGAGGGCGGCCATGTCAGCTTCCCGCCCGGCACGCCGGAGGAAATCCGCATCCTGGAAATCCTGTCGCAGCAGTTCGGCCGCGTCTCCAACGAACGCCTGATCTGTGGCCCGGGCCTGGTCAACATCCACCGCGCCCTGAGCGAGATCGCCGGTTCCGACCCGGGCGTGCTGCAGCCGGCCGACGTCACCGCACGCGCGGCGCAGGGCGATCCGCTGTCGATGCGCGCGGTGGACGTGTTCCTGGCCATCTTCGGTTCCATCGCCGGTGACCTGGTGCTGATGCAGGGCGCCTGGGATGGCGTGTTCCTCACCGGTGGCCTGGTGCCGCGGATGCTGGAATCGCTGCAGCATTCCGGCTTCCGCCAGCGTTTCGAGAACAAGGGCCGGTTCTCGCCGGCAATGTCGCGCGTACCTTCGCTGGCCGTGGTGCACCCCTGCCCCGGCCTGCTGGGTGCCGCCGCCTACGCGGCCGATGCCGCGCTTGCCAGGGAGATCCGACGATGA
- the pgl gene encoding 6-phosphogluconolactonase, with protein MTALATDAIELVRHSDPDEWIEVCAAEMRKALEGEIAERGRARMLLSGGTTPAPVYQALAELPLQWDRVEVGLVDERWLSPQDQDSNAWLVRDSFLRRAEGAHFDPLVRVGMPVADCVHSANLQARHSPPPCLAVLGMGNDGHTASLFPGSRDLPRALASTHPYVSLDATGCPVANEWTLRITLTPHGLAKVGTRLLLLRGQKKLDVLQQALEGDDELQHPVLAAIRTPGARLRVHWCP; from the coding sequence ATGACCGCGCTTGCCACCGACGCCATCGAGCTTGTCCGCCACAGCGATCCGGACGAATGGATCGAGGTCTGCGCCGCCGAGATGCGCAAGGCGCTGGAGGGCGAGATCGCCGAACGTGGCCGCGCGCGCATGCTGTTGTCCGGTGGCACCACCCCGGCGCCGGTCTACCAGGCGCTGGCCGAGCTGCCGCTGCAGTGGGACCGGGTCGAGGTCGGCCTGGTCGACGAGCGCTGGCTCTCGCCGCAGGACCAAGACAGCAACGCCTGGCTGGTTCGCGACAGTTTCCTCAGGCGTGCCGAGGGCGCGCACTTCGACCCGCTGGTGCGGGTCGGCATGCCGGTGGCCGACTGCGTGCACAGCGCCAACCTGCAGGCCCGGCACAGCCCGCCGCCGTGCCTGGCGGTACTGGGCATGGGCAATGACGGCCACACCGCCTCGCTGTTTCCCGGCTCGCGCGACCTGCCACGCGCCCTGGCCAGCACCCATCCCTACGTGTCGCTGGACGCCACCGGTTGCCCGGTCGCCAACGAATGGACGCTGCGCATCACCCTGACCCCGCACGGGCTGGCCAAGGTGGGCACCCGGCTGTTGCTGCTGCGCGGGCAGAAGAAACTCGACGTGCTGCAGCAGGCACTGGAAGGCGACGACGAACTGCAGCACCCGGTGCTGGCGGCGATCAGGACGCCCGGCGCGCGCCTGCGGGTGCACTGGTGCCCCTGA
- the edd gene encoding phosphogluconate dehydratase has product MSLHPKIEAVTERIRQRSAPSRAAYLAGIDEAVRNGPNRNPLSCANLAHVFAACGEHDKSRLRGGATPNLGIITAYNDMLSAHQPYEHYPERIRSLARELGATAQVAGGVPAMCDGVTQGRGGMELSLFSRDVIAQAAAIGLSHDAFDAALYLGICDKIVPGLLIGALAFGHLPALFVPAGPMPPGIPNKKKAEVRERYAAGEATREELLEVESQSYHSAGTCTFYGTANSNQVLLEAMGVQLPGSSFINPGTPLRKALDEEAVRRVLQMTALGDDYRPLGRLIDERAIVNAIVALMATGGSTNHTIHWIAVARAAGIVLAWEDMDQISQVVPLLARVYPNGEADVNRFQAAGGVPFVFRELLDAGLMHDLTTVVPEGMRAFTREPRLENGVLTSAPSPGVSADESVVRTVAAPFESQGGLRLLRGNIGRGLIKLSAVKPEHRYVEAQAVVVDAPQKLNKLHAAGVLPHDFVAVVTYQGPRANGMPELHSLAPLLGMLQNQGRKVALVTDGRLSGASGKIPAAIHVTPEAARGGPIGKVRDGDIVRVDAESGTLEVLVPTEEFVARPVAANTAPSAHDLGRNLFAFNRAQVGPADQGALSISCGPPSRDGGAWDYDAEYELGGDAPAALAPHSPKDA; this is encoded by the coding sequence ATGAGCCTGCATCCCAAGATCGAAGCCGTCACCGAGCGCATTCGCCAGCGCAGCGCCCCTTCGCGTGCCGCCTACCTGGCCGGCATCGACGAGGCCGTGCGCAACGGGCCCAACCGCAACCCGCTGAGCTGCGCCAACCTGGCCCACGTGTTCGCCGCCTGCGGCGAGCACGACAAGTCGCGGCTGCGCGGCGGCGCCACGCCCAACCTCGGCATCATCACCGCCTACAACGACATGCTCTCGGCGCACCAGCCGTACGAGCACTATCCCGAACGCATCCGATCACTGGCCCGTGAGCTGGGCGCCACCGCGCAGGTGGCCGGCGGCGTGCCGGCGATGTGTGACGGTGTCACCCAGGGGCGCGGCGGCATGGAGCTGTCGCTGTTCTCGCGCGACGTGATCGCCCAGGCCGCGGCGATCGGCCTGAGCCACGACGCCTTCGACGCAGCCCTGTACCTGGGCATCTGCGACAAGATCGTGCCGGGCCTGCTGATCGGCGCGCTGGCCTTCGGCCACCTGCCGGCGCTGTTCGTGCCCGCCGGCCCGATGCCGCCGGGCATCCCCAACAAGAAGAAGGCCGAGGTGCGCGAGCGCTACGCCGCCGGCGAGGCCACCCGCGAGGAGCTGCTGGAAGTCGAGTCGCAGTCCTACCACTCGGCCGGCACCTGCACCTTCTACGGCACCGCCAACTCCAACCAGGTGCTGCTGGAGGCGATGGGCGTGCAGCTGCCGGGCAGCTCCTTCATCAACCCGGGCACGCCGCTGCGCAAGGCCCTGGACGAGGAGGCCGTGCGCCGCGTGCTGCAGATGACCGCGCTGGGCGATGACTACCGTCCGCTGGGCCGGCTGATCGACGAGCGCGCAATCGTCAACGCGATCGTCGCGCTGATGGCCACCGGCGGCTCGACCAACCACACCATCCACTGGATCGCGGTGGCGCGCGCGGCCGGCATCGTCCTGGCCTGGGAGGACATGGACCAGATCTCGCAGGTGGTGCCGCTGCTGGCCCGGGTGTACCCCAACGGCGAGGCCGACGTGAACCGCTTCCAGGCCGCCGGCGGCGTGCCCTTCGTGTTCCGCGAGCTGCTCGACGCCGGCCTGATGCACGACCTCACCACGGTGGTGCCGGAAGGCATGCGCGCCTTCACCCGCGAGCCGCGCCTGGAGAACGGTGTGCTGACCTCGGCCCCGTCGCCGGGCGTGTCGGCAGACGAGAGCGTGGTGCGCACCGTGGCCGCGCCGTTCGAGAGCCAGGGCGGCCTGCGGCTGCTCCGCGGCAACATCGGCCGCGGCCTGATCAAGCTGTCGGCGGTCAAGCCCGAGCATCGCTACGTCGAGGCGCAGGCGGTGGTGGTCGACGCCCCGCAGAAGCTCAACAAGCTGCATGCCGCCGGCGTGCTGCCGCATGACTTCGTCGCCGTGGTCACCTACCAGGGCCCGCGCGCCAACGGCATGCCCGAGCTGCACTCGCTGGCGCCGCTGCTGGGCATGCTGCAGAACCAGGGGCGCAAGGTCGCGCTGGTCACCGACGGACGCCTGTCCGGTGCCTCGGGCAAGATCCCGGCGGCGATCCACGTCACCCCGGAAGCCGCACGTGGCGGCCCGATCGGCAAGGTCCGCGATGGCGACATCGTGCGCGTCGATGCCGAGTCCGGCACGCTGGAAGTGCTGGTGCCTACCGAGGAATTCGTCGCCCGCCCGGTCGCGGCCAACACCGCGCCCTCCGCACACGACCTCGGCCGCAACCTGTTCGCCTTCAACCGCGCCCAGGTGGGCCCGGCCGACCAGGGAGCGCTGTCGATCTCCTGCGGCCCGCCCTCGCGCGATGGCGGTGCCTGGGATTACGACGCCGAGTACGAACTCGGCGGTGATGCCCCAGCCGCACTCGCCCCGCACTCCCCCAAGGACGCGTAA